A stretch of Bradyrhizobium diazoefficiens DNA encodes these proteins:
- a CDS encoding ABC transporter substrate-binding protein: MKRRDFLKSVSGLAAGAALPAVPQVVSSAQADARSETLLIVSEGGPNNLDIHGVGTNVPGYEVSWNCYDRLISHEMKSGPGGVPYYDRDKFKGELAEEFKIDDMSVTFKLKKNAKFHDGAPVTAKDVKWSLDRAVSVGGFPTFQMSAGSLTKPEQFVVIDDYTVRVDFLKKDRLTIPDLAVIVPCIVNSELVKKHANEKDPWGLEFTKQQTAGSGAYKVTKWTAGTEVIMERNEDWVGGPLPKIKRVIWRMVPQAGNRRALLERGDADISYELPNKDFQEMKASGKLNVVSLPFSNGIQYIGMNVTKPPFDNPKVRQAVAYALPYQKIMDAVMFGLANPMFGAAKDKPTEVAWPQPHKYNTDIEKAKALMAEAGLGGGFETTISFDLNFAGVNEPLCVLVQESLAQIGIKTTINKVPGANWRTELNKKEMPLFTNVFSGWLDYPEYFFYWCYHGNNSVFNTMSYKSPEMDKFIDGARTAAAVGDKATYDTDVKGFVDLAYTDIPRIPLYQPFVNVAMQKNISGYQYWFHRRLDYRAMAKG; the protein is encoded by the coding sequence ATGAAGCGCCGCGATTTCCTCAAGTCCGTTTCCGGATTGGCCGCAGGCGCGGCGCTTCCGGCCGTGCCACAGGTCGTTTCCTCAGCCCAGGCCGACGCGCGTTCGGAGACGCTGCTGATCGTCTCGGAAGGCGGCCCCAACAATCTCGACATTCATGGCGTCGGCACCAACGTACCCGGCTATGAGGTGTCCTGGAATTGTTACGACCGGCTGATCAGCCACGAGATGAAGAGCGGCCCCGGCGGCGTGCCCTATTACGACCGTGACAAGTTCAAGGGCGAGCTCGCCGAGGAGTTCAAGATCGACGACATGTCGGTCACCTTCAAGCTGAAGAAGAACGCCAAATTCCATGACGGCGCGCCGGTGACCGCGAAGGACGTGAAATGGTCGCTCGATCGTGCGGTCAGCGTCGGCGGCTTCCCGACCTTCCAGATGAGCGCGGGCTCGCTGACCAAGCCGGAGCAGTTCGTCGTCATCGACGACTACACCGTGCGCGTCGACTTCCTGAAGAAGGACAGGCTGACGATCCCCGATCTCGCCGTGATCGTGCCTTGTATCGTCAACTCCGAACTGGTGAAGAAGCACGCCAACGAGAAGGATCCCTGGGGCCTCGAATTCACGAAGCAGCAGACCGCAGGCTCCGGCGCCTACAAGGTGACGAAGTGGACCGCCGGCACCGAAGTGATCATGGAGCGCAACGAGGATTGGGTCGGCGGTCCGCTGCCGAAGATCAAGCGCGTGATCTGGCGCATGGTGCCGCAGGCCGGCAACCGCCGCGCGTTGCTCGAGCGCGGTGACGCCGATATCTCCTACGAACTCCCGAACAAGGATTTCCAGGAGATGAAGGCGAGCGGCAAGCTCAACGTGGTGTCGCTGCCGTTCTCCAACGGCATCCAGTATATCGGCATGAATGTCACCAAGCCGCCGTTCGACAATCCGAAGGTCCGCCAGGCGGTCGCCTACGCGCTGCCCTATCAGAAGATCATGGATGCCGTGATGTTCGGGCTCGCGAACCCGATGTTCGGGGCGGCAAAGGACAAGCCGACCGAAGTCGCCTGGCCGCAGCCGCACAAATACAACACCGACATCGAGAAGGCGAAGGCGCTGATGGCGGAGGCAGGCCTCGGGGGCGGCTTCGAGACCACGATCTCGTTCGACCTCAACTTCGCCGGCGTCAACGAGCCGCTCTGCGTACTGGTGCAGGAGAGCCTCGCGCAGATCGGCATCAAGACCACCATCAACAAGGTGCCCGGCGCCAACTGGCGCACCGAATTGAACAAGAAGGAAATGCCGCTCTTCACCAACGTGTTCTCGGGCTGGCTCGATTACCCCGAATACTTCTTCTACTGGTGCTATCACGGCAACAATTCCGTCTTCAACACCATGAGCTACAAGTCGCCCGAGATGGACAAGTTCATCGACGGCGCCCGCACTGCGGCGGCTGTCGGCGACAAGGCGACCTACGACACCGACGTGAAGGGTTTTGTCGATCTCGCCTACACCGACATCCCGCGCATCCCGCTATACCAGCCCTTCGTCAACGTCGCGATGCAGAAGAACATCTCAGGCTACCAATACTGGTTCCACCGCCGTCTCGATTATCGCGCGATGGCGAAGGGGTGA
- a CDS encoding phosphotransferase: MTIAPLPAFADAQAFRAFRSDPPQWLPIAIDIARSHGVDIGAPHVFATGTNLVVGFGDRLILKIFPPLLRAQFVSERGSLTQLKGRLHLPMPEIVAEGMCDGWPYLIITRLAGTLGSEVWPSLPEAQKERLLRQIGETIAAVQRAPLGPLETIEPRWDAFMRTQMQGCKARHERLGLAPKFLAGLDDLLRDAAKLIPMDAPPVILIGEYIPENFLLACHDDDWSLAGLFDFGDVRAGWRDYDLLGPSAFMAAGRPGRVRSLLEGFGYAKPDYALKRRLMALMLLHSASDLNSHVCIEGWQDKANDLVELQELIWAD, encoded by the coding sequence ATGACCATCGCTCCATTGCCGGCTTTCGCCGACGCGCAAGCCTTCCGCGCCTTTCGCTCCGATCCGCCGCAATGGCTGCCGATCGCGATCGACATCGCGCGCAGCCATGGCGTCGATATCGGCGCGCCGCATGTATTCGCGACCGGCACCAATCTCGTCGTCGGCTTCGGCGATCGCTTGATCCTGAAGATCTTCCCGCCGCTGCTGCGCGCGCAATTCGTCTCTGAGCGCGGCTCGCTGACGCAGCTCAAGGGCCGCCTGCATCTGCCGATGCCCGAGATCGTCGCGGAAGGGATGTGCGACGGCTGGCCTTATCTGATCATCACGCGGCTCGCCGGCACGCTCGGCTCGGAGGTCTGGCCGTCATTGCCGGAAGCGCAGAAGGAGCGCCTGCTGCGCCAGATCGGCGAGACCATTGCCGCCGTGCAACGCGCGCCGCTCGGTCCGCTCGAAACAATCGAGCCACGCTGGGATGCGTTCATGCGCACGCAGATGCAGGGCTGCAAGGCGCGGCATGAACGTCTCGGCCTCGCGCCGAAATTCCTCGCTGGCCTCGACGACCTCCTGCGCGACGCCGCAAAACTCATTCCGATGGACGCGCCGCCGGTGATCCTGATCGGCGAATACATTCCCGAGAACTTCTTGCTCGCCTGCCACGATGATGACTGGTCGCTCGCCGGCCTGTTCGATTTCGGCGACGTCAGGGCGGGATGGCGCGACTACGATCTGCTCGGCCCCAGCGCCTTCATGGCGGCCGGCCGGCCGGGGAGGGTGCGCAGCCTGCTCGAAGGCTTTGGCTATGCGAAGCCGGACTATGCGCTCAAGCGGCGGCTGATGGCTTTGATGTTGTTGCACTCTGCCAGCGACCTCAACAGCCACGTCTGCATCGAGGGCTGGCAGGACAAGGCGAATGATCTGGTCGAGCTTCAGGAACTGATCTGGGCGGACTAG